Within Vicia villosa cultivar HV-30 ecotype Madison, WI linkage group LG1, Vvil1.0, whole genome shotgun sequence, the genomic segment AGTTTATTAACAGAACTGATACATTTTTTTCTGTCTTAGAGGAAAGGAATTTGTGGAAGGAACAATGAAAGGTGATGGTGTATCTAAGAATGTAACTAGAGGATGCGTGAGAATATACAATCCACCTCTCAATTCAGCTGCAACAATCATCTCTTTGGAGTAGGATTACGAATTCTGTAtcaaacaatttgaattttcaaaaattagtCGGCATTTAAGATTTTGGGTCAGCTTAGGGACATATATAAGATTGAAAGAAAACTTAGGAACATTGGTTAAGATGAAATTGATATCAAAGAAAATGGTCCTTGCAAAAGTGGTAGTCACCAATGAACCATTGGGGAGTTTAACAATTATAGGTCTAATTCTTTTCAAACAAGAGAAATTTTTTCTAGAAAAACAAACAGGATTAGTTGCATCAGTGTCTAGGATGAGGGATTCCGGTCTAATATTGATGGGAAAAGTACATATAGTACCTGTATTTGATTTTTCAACTGTGACGATTGTTGAAGTAATGCCAATAAAGCTTTATGTTGGTCTGGAGTAAAAGCTAGGAGAATATCCATGCTTCTTAAAGCATGTATTTATGGTGTGGTTAGTCGTACCGCAATGTGTACATATTCTTATTCCTCTTCCTCAACCATTAGATTAGATTGTCTACCACCTCTAAAATTCCTGCCACGAAAAGAAGATTTGCCTCTACCATGAAACTGACCAGAAGGAAAAGCCAAGAGCTTAGATTCATCAATGAGAGTGACAATCTGTCTTTCTTGTTGAATGAtagaaagctaagagagagagagagagagtttcatTTGATCTAACAACTTTTCATTTCAGTGTGAAAGTTAGCTACAGAGAGAGAAACTGGTGCTTTTATATGCAGCACCAGTTACTCGCAATAGCAGGTGGTAAACACTGCAACTGACAGGTGTCAGTGCAGATTCTAATACAACTTAGTACACACTTAGCTAAGTGTACATCTAATATTGAACAAGTAAGGAATATATTTTGCAAATATTTGGAAGAGGATCCATCAACGTGATTTGAGATCTAACAGCAGAACATTGATCATTCAAACCCTTCAAGAATCTGATAACCTAATCAGAATCTTTGCAACTTCGAATTTCGTTAATGGCTACACACGATATGACACAATCACATGTAGGAATGAGACGAAAATTGTCTAATTCTTGCCACAACATTTTTAATTTCGTGTAATAAGAGGAGATGAAACAATCACCTTGTCTTAGAGTGCAAATTTCTTCTCGAATATCTGAAATTCTAAACACATCACCTTGATAAAATCTATCTTTCAACTCTTTCCATATGCTGGATGCAGTCTCCATCCACAAGATGCTTTGAGAAATTTCCGATTCCACTGAATTGTTCAGCCATGACATGATCATGGAGCATGAGCATTATTGGTGCTCGAAGAACTTTCAACAGATattgttgaaaagaaaagaaataaaactgAATCAATATCAATTAAAGGTAAGAAAACAGGTTGAGATTTGTGAAGAAGATTGAGAAATGCAGCAAAAATGGTGGATGTGTAGCCGCAGGTTGATGATACCATGTGAAAACTTAAACTACGAATACCATGAAAGAAGAATGGAGAGAGCTTACAATGTAACATCAAGTTGTATTTCACAAATCTAATTATTAGAATGCATTGCAACTACTATATATGGTGAAATGAGTTAGTTAAGTCTAATAAGTAACTTCAACTAGTGAAAGCTAGTTATGATCAACTAACTAAAAGTCACACTATGGTTAGTTAACCTGTCAAACAAGTAACTTCACCAAAACTACTAGTTAAAAGTATTAGTTCCATGTGCAGGCGACGAGATTTATCATGCTCTTATCGTCTTTTACTTATACAACTTTATTTATTCACTGTTGTTACTTGTTAgtgaaactgttttttttttttcatgacaGGATGACAAAAATGTTCATCACATTAAAAAAATTGAGGTTCCTCTGAATAACAAAGATGATGATGACCAAGATGCTCATCGTTCTAAAAGAATTAAGGTTCCTCCTGTTGAAAGTGTATGGTCACACAGCCTAGCAAGTAAGACTCATATATTGATTAACGGTTCCCTCACCCATCGGCGGTGTGCTCATTATTGGAGAGGAAAGTATATCATACCAGTGTTTATGCTCCAAAAGCTATTTCTTCAAAATCTATTTCATTCGGTGTAAGTTAAATAGTATTATTGTTTCATTCCATTTTTCACACAAGTTTTTGAGCTGTTTTAAATTATACCTTTAAATGTAATTTTCAGTCTACTTCAAAAGCCCATTGAAGAGTTGACGTTGCCGGTATAAAATACTTAATTGGTGACCATACAGGGATCGTTTGGCTACTTGAAATAACCTGCACCAAACAAATGTATGTAATCATTTTTGTTTCAAGTTTGGCTTTCCATATTTGATATTTGTTCATTAATATATTGACAAAAGAAATATTAACCTGCCGAATcttatgatttatcatgcacaTTTTTCGTAGAGTTACTGATCTCACATTAAAGTCCCTTGGGGAGACTTCCATTGCATCTACGATATCCTGCCTCAGATAATTCACTTGTGTATATTGGTTTGAGATATGGAGATGCATAGGTGGAGTGAtaactttaaatttttttcataaactttCATATTTTTTGGAGTCATCTCATCTCTGATTGCTCTGTCTGCTTTGAAGACTTTAAAGTGTTCTGTTGTTGCATGCTCATTGCTAATTATTTTCACTTCCATATTGACACACCTACTAACCATTTCTGATGGCTGAATTACAGTTGATCAAAGTAACTAAAACTCATGATGATAGCGGTTCTTGTGTGGAAATCATGGAAAACTATATGAATTGGGGGCCCATTTCGGATTTGTGTGTAGTAGATCCTAAAAAGAAAGGCCAACATCAGGTTGTGACTTGCTCTGGAGCATACAAAGCTGGTTCTCTTGGTGTTTTTTGTTACAGAGTAGGTTTCAATGAACTGGTAAACTCTCCTTCTTATCTCTCCGTGGACCTCTGCACCAGAGACACAACCAAACtagaaaaataatcattttttatatTGAACAAATACATGCTTAGCAAATTGTTAATTTTCCGATGCATTCATTTGATGTAGGCATTCGGTGAACTTGAAGGTATCAAAAGAATGTGGTCACTAGGATGCGCAAATGATCTTTTTGACAGTCTCTTGGTTATAAGTTTTATAAGCAAAACAAGAGTATTTGTAATTCTTGAGAATGACTTAAATGAAACTGAGATTCAGGGATTATGGTGCCAACATTATTTTGCCATGACGCAGTTCACGATCAACTTATACAGGTAGGTTAGGTTCGTCTGACCTTTTCCTACTAtagttgtttttgtttgatttaacatttaaatccttgtctaaattttaaaaatatggaaTCTTTGCAATCTCATTTGGAATTTATCTATGACTATGATATGAATAATATTTGTAAGTTGATAACATAAGCTAACACTCTTCTGTTGTACTATTCTATATtttttagtatattttatttTGCTGAATTGTAGCTATCAGTTATCATTAGCTAATAAGCCTATGCAACAGATCACTCTGTCCTCTGTAAGACTTGtctgtttcaaaaccaaagagctCCGACATGAATGGCGTGCATTATCAGACTATTCAGTAAGGGTAGCTACTGCAAATGCCATCCAGGTTTGATTTGGATTCTTTAAAAATATGGTATCTTTTAAAATCTAAATGATATTTGTATGGTTTTCTAATTGCAATGCGGCGTTTCTAAGATGAGTAAATATTTCATAATCTGCTACATTTCTTCTCCCTCTTTCCCTCGAAAACATCATGATATATCTTAGCTTCTAGGATGTTAAAAGTCAGTCATCCACAAGCAGCTCCTTATCTTTAAAAGAATCTCATAGGGACTTGAGTATTATGGGGTGCCAACGGCCCACATTTGAGTAGTAAGGGAGGGTTCTCCAAGTACTTAAATGCCTATCAATTGGTATTAGAGTTGGTTGTCGGTGACTCGATAACTGCTACTGCATGGTAGAGTGCTGCCACCGGGATGTTGACTCTCAGGGTGGTCCTGTGATAGAGATTTGGATGTTATGGGGGCACAATTTCCAAATACAGTGGCATAAGATGCTTGGTGGAGTATTTTAGTGCCTTGGTTCTTTCCCCTTAATACTTAGCTTTTAAGGGTAGTTCCCTTGggctatgtttgagagtttggagaggaggggaagggagggcttcgaaaattgatttttctaaaaaatatagaaaaatttataacattttttgatttttttttttttgtttagaatgataaaataatgtttatcattaatgtatatttattttttgaaatactataacaacaaaaattatatttgaacattttgtctaagccctcaaaaaccctcttttaatataaattttaaagttCTCCCAAATTAGGGGGTTTTTGTGTCAGTAGGCTTAATATTTAGATATCTAACTGATATTTGCAAATCAGAATAATCTTAATTGCTATTCATTAGGATAACAAAATGAATAAATGTATATATTGCTGTAGCAGATTTATTGGGATGGGATTAATACTATTAATTAGTATATAAAACTGCATAAATGTATATATGGCAGTTGCAGATTTTTTAGGCTGAGTCAGCCCCTTAACTTGTAATTTAAAGTGTATTTATATGAGAATTCTCCAAGAGAGAAGACACAGTTTATCAGAATATCTCTGAGTTTTGACATGGCATCAGAGCATGTCACGATCCAAAATCTAGTCCTAGTTCTTTAGTCTTGTTTTTTCTACCTTGTCCAAATTTCTcggtctttattttttttttcttcttctggtTTTTCATTTTCCAATCTAGATTTCCATCTCGTATTCTCAATGTCATTCGATTCAATGTCAAAAGAAAAACATGATGTTTTCATGATTCGCCTAAATGGCAAAAACTATTCAGCTTGGGAATTCTAATTTTCTTTATAtgtcaaaggaaaagatttgtgGGGTCATGTTGATGATACAACCCCTGCCTCTAACAAAGACAAAGATAAGGATGGACATGCCAAGTGGGTAGTCAAAGACGCTCAAATCATGTCTTGGATCATCAGTTCGGTTGATCCCAACATTGTTCTGAACCTTCGCCCTTACAAGACTGCAGCAACAATGTGGGCTTACTTGAAGAAAATCTACAGCCAGAACAATGCAGCCCGGAGATTCCAACTGGAGCACGACATAGCTAATTTTAAACAGGATAGTCTCTCTATATCTGATTTTTATTCTCAATTCATGAATCTTTGGGCTGAATACACTGATATAATTTATTCAAATTTAAGTATTGATGGTCTAAGTACGGTACAAACAATTCACGACACTACCAAAcgagatcaatttctcatgaaaTTGAGATACGAATTTGAAGGTATCCGCTCCAATTTGATGCATAGAGACCCAACACCATCATTAGATGTGTGTCTCAATGATCTATTACgtgaagaacaacgccttcttACACAATCTATCATTGAAGAACAAAAGTCATCTGTTGTCCCAGTGGCATACATTGCACAAGGGAGGTCAAGAAACCATGATATGAGCAATATTCAATGTTTTTGTTGCAAGCGCTCTGGACATTATGCCTCTAATTGTCCAAGAAAATTCTGCAATTATTGCAAAAAGGATGGGCACATTATTAAAGAGTGTCCAACTAGGCCACCGAAGGGAAACGCAACAGCCTTCACAACCTCTGTTGATTCGTCTGCTGCTGTCCAGCAAAATGCACCTGCTGCTGTCCAGCAAAATGCACCTGCTGCTGTCCAGTCTTTGACCCCCGAAATGGTTCAGCAAATGATCATTTCAGCGTTCTCTGCTTTCGGATTCTCAGGTAAATCATCTTCACCTTGGTATTTTGATTCTGGGGCTTCCAACCACATGACCAACAACTCCCATTTTCTTAATAATATCACCAAATATTCTGGAAATCTCAAGATACATACGGCTGATGGAAATCAATTACCTATTACAACAACTGGTGATATTTCTTCAACTCTAACTGATGTTTTTGTTTCACCCGGTCTCACCTGTAATCTCATTTCCGTTGGTCAATTAGTTGAGAATGATTGTCAAGTAAATTTCTCAAAATCTGGTTGTCTTGTGCAGGATCAACACTCAGGGACGTTAAttgcgaaggggcctaaagtTGGACGTCTCTTTCCACTCAATTTATCTTTGTTTTCAAGTCTTTCTTTACCTTCTGTTTTGTGCAATTCTACAACCATTGATTATCAAGTGTGGCATAAGCGTCTTGGACATCCAAATTTCAATGTACTTCATGACATGTTAAAATCTGGTTTTCTCGGAAATAAGCACACTCCATCTCTAGATGTTATTCGTTTTGATTGCATTCCTTGTAAGCTTGGCAAAAGTAAAATCCTTCCTTTTCCAACACATCAACCGAATGTAACACAACCTTTTGATATTATCCATAGTGATGTTTGGGGAGTAGCCCCGATTATATCTCAtgcaaattacaaatattttgtaacttttattgatgattatagtcgttttacATGGGTCTATTTTGTGCGCTCCAAAGATGAAGTTTTTtccacttttaaattttttaatgctTATGTTCAAACCCAATTTTCAGCCAAAATCAAAATACTTCGCTCTGACAATGGGGGAGAATACACATCAAAATCTTTTCAAGAATTTTTGCAATCTAGTGGGATTATATCTCAGAGGTCATGCCCTtcaactccccaacaaaatggagtagctgAAAGAAAAAACCGTCATTTGCTTGATGTTGTCCGCACACTTCTTCTTGAATCTCATGTGCCACCACGATTTTGGTGTGAAGCCCTCTCCACAGCAGTTCATCTTATAAACAGTTTACCATCTCCATCAATAAATAACGAATCTCCCTTCAGTCGAGTATTTGGTAACCCACCAGATTACTCCACTCTTCGTGTCTTCGGTTGTGTATGCTATGTCCATCTTCCTCCACAAGAACGTACTAAACTCACGGCACAATCTGTTGAATGTGCTTTTCTTGGATATTCATCTCATCAAAAAGGATTTCTATGCTATGATCCTAATCTTCGTCGAATTCGGGTCTCTAGAAATGTCATCttccttgaaaaaaaatatttttttgcaacACATCATGATCCTCTTTCTACATTTTCTGTTCTCCCATTGTTTTCTAACTCGTCTGCAGGTCTGCCACCTTCTAAGCCCCTTTTGACCTATCAAAGACGACGTGTTGTCACCCAAAATCAGCCAGCTGACTCCGACAGGTCCCTTCAAGATAATTCCCTGACTGCTGATCCAATACAGGAGCCAGAACCAGATCCCGTACGACACAATACGCGCATTCGTAAGCCCCCGGAAAAGTATGGTTTCTCTACTCCTTTATCCTTGGCAGCAACTTTATCTTGTGTTCCTATTCCTTCTTCTTATAAACAGGCAATGGAACATAGTTGTTGGCAGACAGCTATTGAAAATGAGCTTCTAGCCTTGGAGGAAAATCAGACATGGGATACAGTACCATGTCCACCAGCAGTTAAACCTTTAGGCAGCAAATTTGTGTTTTCTATAAAGTTGCGTTCAGATGGATCAATTGATCGTTACAAGGCTCGTCTAGTAGTACTTGGAAATAAGCAAGAATATGGGTTAGACTATGACGAGACTTTTGCTCCGGTCGCCAAGATGACTAGCGTCCGTACTATTCTTGCTCTTGCAACATCGAAATCTTGGCCACtacatcaaatggatgtgaaaaatGCATTTCTACATGGTGATCTTAAGGAAGAAGTTTACATCAAACTTCCCAATGGTATGCCCACTTCTTTAAATACAGTTTGCAAACTAAAACGATCGTTATATGGTCTAAAACAGGCACCAAGAGTATGGTTTGAAAAGTTCCGATCTACTCTACTTGGTTTTTCATTCATTCAAAGCCAATATGATCCATCACTTTTCCTACAAAGGACTCCTAAAGGCATTGTGGTGCTcctggtttatgtggatgatattgtggtAACTGGCTCCGATCAAGATGGTATCTCTAAAATCAAGCACATGTTGCATTCATCTTTTCACATGAAGGAATTGGGTCGTCTTACTTACTTCTTGGGTTTAGAGTTGCATTATCAACCTGAAGGGATTTTTTTAAATCAACAAAAGTATATTAAAGATCTAGTCCACCTTGCTGAACTCACAAGCGCAAACCCGGTTGACACCCCCATGGAAGTTAATGTTAAATATCGACGAGATGAAGGTGACCTTCTTAATGATCCAACTCTTTATCGAAAGCTGGTTGGTAGTCTTATCTATGCAACTATCACCCGTCCAGATATTTCTTTTGCTGTGCATACTGTTAGTAGGTTCATGCAAGCACCACGACACTTCCATCTTGCAGCAGTGCATCGAATCATTAGATACCTCCTTGGAACCTCAAAACGTGGTTTATTTTTTCCTATTGATTCGACACTCCAACTTCAAGCATATAGTGACGCTGATTGGGCAGGGTGCCCAGACACTAGAAAGTCTACTACCGGTTGGTGTATGTTTCTAGGAAATGCTCCTATTTCTTGGAAGTGTAAGAAGCAAGATTCTGTTTCAAAGTCATCCACTGAAGCAGAATACCGTGCAatgtctgctgcttgttctgaaataatATGGTTGCGCGGTCTTCTTACCGAACTTGGATTCTCTCAAGCACAACCAACTTCGTTATACGCTGACAACACAAGTGCTATACAGATTGCAGCAAATCCAGTTTACCACGAGCGAACGAAGCACATCGAGGTTGATTGTCACTCTATCCGAGAAGCCTATGATCGTAGAGTCATCACTCTACCTCATGTTTCCACAGCTGTTCAAACAGCTGACATCTTCACTAAATCATTGGCACGGCAGCGACACAATTTTTTAGTTAGCAAATTAATGCTAGTTGATTCAccagcatcaatttgaggggggatgtCAGTAGGCTTAATATTTAGATATCTAACTGATATTTGCAAATTAGAATAATCTTAATTGCTATTCATTAGGATAACAAAATGAATAAATGTATATATTGCTGTAGCAGATTTATTGGGATGGGATTAATACTATTAATTAGTATATAAAACTGCATAAATGTATATATGGCAGTTGCAGATTTTTTAGGCTGAGTCAGCCCCTTAACTTGTAATTTAAAGTGTATTTATATGAGAATTCTCCAAGAGAGAAGACACAGTTTATCAGAATATCTCTGAGTTTTGACATTTTGGtgtcatgaagaaattcaaatcctccaaaACCAAAAAACTAAAATCTATCTATTCTTTTCTCCCATtccttcttatttttcaaagccATTCCCTCCctttccctccaaactcccaaacatagccttagtgtTGAGATACTTCAAGCTACTGACTGACCTAAATGATTTAATTTGTGTCGAAGTCCATGCATGGGTGAATTTTGGtagaatgaaaaaaatgagaataaAATTGAGCATCTTTGTGTATTCAGTGTATTCTAATTGAGCATCTTATGATCCATGCCATGCAACTGATTATAGAACATCCGTATTCATCAAAGTCAAGTGGATAAACAGAAATGAAATCAAAATTGATTTCATCCAGCAACTCGACGAAATGCTTTTCAGCATTGTTTGAATTGCACTCCAAACTACAGATGACAAATGTCTTGATTTCTGGTTGGTAGCTTATTCTTCGCGCATGCCTCCGCAATGGAATATAACGAACATGAGATTTTCGTATACAATCCATAGTGGCAACAGTAAGCTCACATCCTTGTGTAATCACTAAACTATCATGAACAGTGGCCGGGTGTCATTCAGAATAATGGAACCGGAAAACAAAAACATAAGATAAATGTGaaacaatataataaaacatACCTATTTGGATAAGCAGCACGGTGGAATGAGCACACATCAACCACTTTCTTCATATTTGCATAAGCATAACTCAACAATTTATCACTAATATGAATTATAGATGACCAGT encodes:
- the LOC131629290 gene encoding DNA damage-binding protein 1-like → MAELQLIKVTKTHDDSGSCVEIMENYMNWGPISDLCVVDPKKKGQHQVVTCSGAYKAGSLGVFCYRVGFNELAFGELEGIKRMWSLGCANDLFDSLLVISFISKTRVFVILENDLNETEIQGLWCQHYFAMTQFTINLYR